In the Leptospira terpstrae serovar Hualin str. LT 11-33 = ATCC 700639 genome, GCTCTTCGTTTTTAGTAAGTTTTGCACTTTCAACAACGAGTTTTTCTTTTTCAGAAGTTTTGAATGCTTTTGACAAATCCAAAGATTTGATATCAGCAGACTTCGCAAGGTCAGCAGATTTTGCTGATTGTGTAGATGCTTGGTCTTTTTCTAAGATGACTTCTGCTTTCGCAAGAGAGGCTTGTAGTTTTTGTAAGTCAGCATTTCCAGAAATTTCTTCTGAAGAAAGTTTTTCTAAAGCAGGAACGCGTGGAGCAAATGCAACCGCACCTTCAACTACTTTTACTTTCGCAGGTTTTCCTTCAGCAGCTTCTACGATAAAAGACGTTCCTCGCACACCCGCAATCGCAGTCGGTGTTACGACAGTAAAGTTGTCTTCTTTCTTAGCTTTGTTGACCTTCGCGAAAACTTTTCCAGAAACTAGAGCAATTTGAGTGTCTGTAGTTCCAGAATTGTCTTGGGAAAGTTTTGCAAAGTCAATCGCGGACTTAGGAGAGATACGAATGCTCGATCCATCCGCAAATTGGATGTCTACTTTTCCATTGTCGCCTGTGACTACGTTATCCCCGGATTTCAGAAGGGCACCAAGCTGTGCTTTTTCTTCTGTTTGGTCTGCGTGTTGGATTTTTGAATCTCCTACCGCAAATACGACTACCGCAGATAAATCTGCTGGTTTTTTTGGTGCTTCGGACACTTCTGCGTCTGGTTTCTTACAAACTGTAAGACCAGTAAAAAGAAGCGCTAGGCCCATTATGGTTAGTTTCGATGCTTTCATATCGTCCTGTCCCTTAGTGAAATTCAACTTTCGTTACTCTCTAATCAACAAACTGGGGCATAAGAAATTCCCAGCTTTTTTGTATTTTTTTCTAGAATGAAAAAAAATTCATTAGTTCGGAAAAAAAATAATTTAGTGACCGGATTTGTAAACGAATATTCAGTATTTTTCCCTGAAACTAGCTATTTTCAAGGGAAAAGAAGGGTTTTTTCGGGAAAATCGCTTTGTCTAAGATCAAGGAAGAAAAAAACTCCCATTATGGCTGAAACCTCCACACTGAACCAAAGACCTGCCTCCTCCATTAAGCTCCTGGAAGAAATGGAGAGGATGTACAAAGACCTACCTATGGAAGCCATTGTCAAACAGGACATCCTAAGACAGGGCATTCATTTTTTACCGGAATCCTTTTTAGTCAAAGATCCTTACAAATCCAAAGATTATTTTATCTTTTCCTTTGACCATATCCCACTTGCTGACCTAAAAGACGGTGCTGACACCAAAGCACCCGAAGAAATTAAAATCTCCGGTGGCCACTTTGGTCTTTTAAAGACGGTGATCTCCACAAGAAACAATCCCAACTCACCATATAAAATGAAGATAAAGGAAGGGATCCCTACTTTGTTTTTAGAGGAAACTGAGATTGGAAGTGCAGAATACCCACCGGTACCGTCTTGGTACAGACATAAAACCAAATCTGGAAAATTACCTGGCGAGGTGGCACCAGTCATTGAATGGGGATACCTTTTGTATCTGACTGTATTTCGAAACTGCCAATACTTTGGAAAAGACG is a window encoding:
- a CDS encoding lipoprotein LipL45; amino-acid sequence: MKASKLTIMGLALLFTGLTVCKKPDAEVSEAPKKPADLSAVVVFAVGDSKIQHADQTEEKAQLGALLKSGDNVVTGDNGKVDIQFADGSSIRISPKSAIDFAKLSQDNSGTTDTQIALVSGKVFAKVNKAKKEDNFTVVTPTAIAGVRGTSFIVEAAEGKPAKVKVVEGAVAFAPRVPALEKLSSEEISGNADLQKLQASLAKAEVILEKDQASTQSAKSADLAKSADIKSLDLSKAFKTSEKEKLVVESAKLTKNEEQEIKTIVTVDKQTAQEITRLSESAQTEKLDELKKQEIDAKRHVIEQDVAKRQEEEKKKFEDSLANQPKEFKSKKDIVNYYERIEKIVLVDGKTVIGAIINQENGQLIVHTENGVKRIDMDNVEEVIYDLQQKSKF